The following proteins are encoded in a genomic region of Sebastes fasciatus isolate fSebFas1 chromosome 12, fSebFas1.pri, whole genome shotgun sequence:
- the ankrd28b gene encoding serine/threonine-protein phosphatase 6 regulatory ankyrin repeat subunit A has protein sequence MVVLKIRDQPSLLKAIFNVDPDEVRSLIFKKEDVNAQDNEKRTPLHAAAYLGDAEIIELLILSGARVNAKDNKWLTPLHRAVASCSEEAVQVLLKHSADVNARDKNWQTPLHIAAANKAVRCAEALVPLLSNVNVSDRAGRTALHHAAFSGHLEMVRLLLSRGANINAFDKRDRRAIHWAAYMGHIEVVKLLASHGAEVACKDKKSYTPLHAAASSGMISVVKYLLDLGVDINEPNAYGNTPLHVACYNGQDVVVNELIECGANVNQVNEKGFAPLHFTAASRHGALCLELLVCNGADVNIKSKDGKTPLHMTAIHGRFSRSQAIIENGAEIDCEDKNGNTPLHIAARYGHELLINTLITNRADTAKRGVHGMFPLHLAALSGFSDCCRKLLSSGFDIDTPDDFGRTCLHAAAAGGNLECLNLLLNTGADFNRKDSFGRTPLHYAAANCNYQCLFALVGSGASVNDLDERGCTPLHYAAASDTDGKCLEYLLRNDANPGIRDNQGYNAVHYASAYGHRLCLELIASETPLDVLMETSGTDILNDSDVKAPVSPLHLAAYHGHHHAMEVLVQSLLDLDVRNSQGRTPLDLAAFKGHVECVDVLINQGASIMVKDFTLKRTPIHAAATNGHSECLRLLIGNADLQSAVDIQDGNGQTPLMLSVLSGHTDCVYSLLNKGANVEAKDRWGRTALHRGAVTGHEECVEALLQHSANFLVRDCKGRTPVHLAAACGHIGVLGGLLHAAQSVETLPVLTDNQGYTPLHWACYNGHDTCVEVLLEQEVFHKAEGSSFSPLHCAVIHDNEGAAEMLIDTLGPAIVNAKDSKDRTPLHAAAFTDHVECLQLLLSHNAQVNSVDAAGKTPLMMSAENGQTNAVELLVSSAKADLTLQDAVKNTALHLACSKGHETSALLILEKITDRNLINATNAALQTPLHVAARNGLTVVVQELLAKGASVLAVDENGYTPALACAPNKDVADCLALILATMMPVSPCAPAPTLPFSAINHYTTSPSKSVTFDSLPVLRGEHSSYCSFNNISHHDGLYKDEELNDSDSETY, from the exons ATGGTGGTTCTCAAAATCCGAGACCAG CCTTCTTTGCTGAAAGCCATTTTCAATGTGGACCCAGATGAAGTACGCTCGCTCATATTCAAAAAAGAGGATGTGAATGCACAG GACAATGAGAAGCGAACCCCGTTGCATGCTGCTGCTTATCTCGGAGATGCTGAAATTATAGAGCTGCTGATTCTTTCAG GTGCCAGAGTAAATGCCAAAGATAACAAGTGGCTCACTCCTCTGCACCGGGCCGTGGCCTCCTGCAGTGAG gAGGCTGTCCAGGTGTTGCTGAAACACTCTGCAGACGTAAACGCCCGAGACAAGAACTGGCAGACGCCGCTTCACATCGCCGCAGCAAACAAAGCCGTCCGCTGCGCCGAAGCCCTCGTCCCACTGCTCAGCAATGTGAATGTGTCAGATAGAGCAGGCCGGACGGCGCTGCACCACGCGGCCTTCAGTGGTCATCTGGAG ATGGTGAGGCTCCTGCTCTCCAGAGGGGCAAACATCAATGCCTTTGACAAGAGGGACCGCCGCGCAATCCACTGGGCAGCCTACATGG gacacatagaagtggtgaagcTGCTGGCGTCTCATGGAGCTGAGGTGGCCTGCAAAGATAAGAAATCCTACACCCCCCTACATGCGGCAGCCTCCAGTGGAATGATTAGTGTTGTCAAATACCTCCTGGACTTGGGGGTGGAT ATCAATGAGCCCAATGCGTATGGCAACACCCCCCTCCACGTGGCCTGCTACAACGGGCAGGACGTGGTGGTGAACGAGCTCATCGAGTGCGGAGCCAACGTCAACCAAGTGAACGAGAAGGGCTTCGCACCTCTCCACTTTACCGCCGCTTCACGCCACGGGGCGCTCTGTCTGGAGCTCCTCGTGTGCAACGGAGCTGATGTCAACATTAAG AGTAAAGATGGTAAGACTCCCCTCCACATGACGGCCATCCACGGGAGGTTTTCTAGGTCTCAAGCAATCATTGAGAACG GCGCTGAGATTGACTGTGAAGATAAGAACGGAAACACACCACTGCACATCGCAGCTCGATACGGACACGAGCTCCTCATCAACACACTCATCACCAACAGAGCTGATACAGCGAA ACGAGGGGTTCATGGTATGTTCCCGCTGCATTTGGCTGCTCTCAGTGGGTTCTCTGACTGCTGCCGAAAGCTCCTGTCTTCAG GATTTGATATTGATACTCCTGATGACTTTGGAAGGacctgtttacatgctgcagctgctggagg AAACTTGGAATGTCTCAATCTTCTCCTCAACACGGGGGCCGACTTTAACAGAAAGGACAGCTTCGGCAG GACCCCTCTGCACTATGCTGCCGCCAACTGTAACTACCAGTGCCTGTTTGCTCTGGTGGGCTCTGGGGCCAGCGTCAATGACCTGGACGAGCGGGGCTGCACTCCTCTCCACTACGCCGCTGCCTCCGACACAGATGGAAA GTGCCTGGAATATTTACTGCGAAACGATGCAAATCCAGGGATCCGGGACAATCAGGGCTACAACGCTGTGCACTACGCCTCGGCGTACGGACATCGCCTCTGTCTGGAGCTG ATTGCAAGTGAAACACCTCTAGATGTG CTGATGGAAACCTCAGGGACAGACATCCTGAATGACTCCGATGTCAAAGCCCCCGTCAGCCCACTGCACCTCGCT GCGTACCACGGTCACCACCATGCAATGGAGGTCCTGGTGCAGTCTCTGCTGGATCTGGATGTGAGAAACAGCCAAGGGCGCACGCCCCTGGACCTGGCTGCCTTCAAGGGCCACGTAGAGTGTGTGGACGTCCTAATCAACCAGGGAGCCTCCATCATGGTCAAAGACTTCACCTTGAAGCGAACCCCAATCCATGCTGCAG CTACTAATGGTCATTCAGAATGTTTGCGTTTGCTGATTGGAAATGCTGATCTACAAAGTGCAGTAGACATTCAAGACGGGAATGGACA AACCCCTCTGATGCTGTCGGTCCTGAGTGGACACACCGATTGTGTGTATTCTCTGCTAAATAAGGGAGCCAATGTAGAAGCCAAAGATAGGTGGGGCAGGACGGCCCTACATAGAGGA GCGGTGACCGGTCACGAGGAATGTGTGGAGGCCTTGCTTCAGCACAGCGCCAACTTCCTGGTGCGAGACTGTAAAGGGCGCACACCGGTCCACCTGGCAGCGGCGTGTGGACACATCGGGGTGCTGGGAGGCCTGCTGCACGCTGCCCAGTCGGTGGAAACGCTCCCCGTCTTAACAGACAACCAAGGCTACACCCCACTGCACTGGGCCTGCTACAACG GTCACGATACATGTGTGGAGGTTTTGCTGGAACAAGAGGTTTTTCACAAGGCCGAAGGCAGCTCTTTCAGCCCCCTCCACTGTGCTGT AATCCATGACAACGAAGGTGCCGCTGAGATGCTGATAGACACTCTGGGCCCTGCCATTGTCAATGCCAAAGACAGTAAAGACAG GACTCCACTACATGCAGCAGCCTTCACTGACCACGTGGAGTgtctccagctgctgctgagcCACAACGCTCAGGTCAACAGCGTCGATGCCGCAGGGAAGACCCCGCTCATGATGTCTGCTGAAAATGGCCAGACCAACGCCGTTG AACTGCTGGTGAGCAGTGCAAAAGCAGATCTCACTCTGCAGGATGCTGTGAAGAACACTGCACTTCATCTCGCCTGCAGTAAG GGACATGAAACCAGTGCCTTGTTGATATTGGAGAAGATTACAGACAGAAACCTCATAAACGCCACTAACGCCGCCTTACAGAC GCCTCTACACGTGGCTGCAAGAAACGGTTTAACTGTGGTGGTGCAAGAGCTGCTTGCGAAGGGAGCCAGTGTACTTGCAGTCGATGAAAACG GTTACACACCCGCCTTGGCTTGTGCCCCCAACAAAGATGTGGCAGACTGCCTCGCCCTCATCCTGGCCACCATGATGCCTGTGTCCCCCTGCGCCCCGGCACCCACCCTCCCTTTCAGTGCCATTAACCACTACACCACCAGCCCCTCCAAGAGCGTCACCTTCGACAGCCTGCCCGTGCTGCGCGGCGAGCACAGCTCCTACTGCAGCTTCAACAACATCAGCCATCACGACGGCCTCTACAAGGACGAAGAGCTCAATGACTCGGACTCAGAGACGTACTGA
- the hacl1 gene encoding 2-hydroxyacyl-CoA lyase 1 produces the protein MDEVTGAELIAESLKAQKVDYMFGIVGVPIMEVAMAAQAAGIKYVGMRNEQAACYAASAIGYLTGRPGSCLVVSGPGLIHALGGMANANVNCWPVVVIGGSSDRSQETTGAFQEFPQVEACRLYSKFSARPSSLEAIPSVIEKAVRTSIYGRPGACYVDIAGDMVNAKVDRSLVRVLPCCPTPPVSLAHHGAINEALSVLKAAKRPLVVIGKGAAYGRAETALREFVEESGLPYLPTPMGKGVLPDDHPNCVAAARSRALLQADVVLLLGARLNWILHFGLPPRFDPDVKIIQVDLCAEEMGNNVSPAVALLGDINAIVTQLLEGVRKDGWRYPSDTMWWSTLKDKIAANAKISKALALGSTMPMNYYTVFHHVSQLLPHDCIIVSEGANTMDIGRTMLNNYLPRHRLDAGTFGTMGVGLGFAIAAAVVEKSQSKPQRIVCVEGDSAFGFSGMEVETMCRYNLPVVIIVVNNNGIYSGVDPETWKEMAKMGDLTSIAPPVTLLPEARYDEVMTAFGGRGFLVRTEEELRSALQLSLSDWERPSLLNVLIDPSSDRKQQEFPWLTRPNL, from the exons ATGGACGAAGTGACAGGAGCTGAGCTGATTGCTGAGTCTCTAAAGGCTCag AAAGTGGACTACATGTTTGGGATAGTCGGTGTTCCTATCATGGAAGTGGCCATGGCTGCTCAGGCTGCTGGGATCAAATATGTTGGAATGCGCAATGAACAAGCG GCGTGTTATGCAGCATCTGCCATTGGATACCTCACTGGGAG ACCAGGTTCCTGCCTGGTGGTGTCTGGACCTGGACTCATCCATGCTCTGGGTGGGATGGCCAACGCTAATGTGAACTGCTG GCCGGTGGTTGTTATCGGAGGCTCCTCGGATCGAAGCCAGGAAACAACAGGAGCCTTTCAGGAGTTCCCTCAG GTGGAAGCATGTCGCCTTTATAGCAAGTTCTCTGCCAGACCCAGCTCTCTGGAAGCCATCCCTTCAGTCATAGAAAAG GCGGTTCGCACCAGCATATATGGGCGTCCAGGTGCTTGTTATGTGGATATTGCAGGGGACATGGTCAATGCTAAAGTGGACAGGAGCTTAGTCAG AGTTTTGCCCTGCTGTCCGACTCCACCAGTGAGTTTGGCTCACCACGGTGCCATCAATGAAGCCTTGTCTGTCTTGAAAGCAGCTAAAAGACCCTTAGTCGTCATTGGCAAAG GAGCAGCCTATGGCCGAGCTGAAACTGCCCTGAGGGAGTTTGTGGAAGAGAGCGGTCTGCCATATCTGCCCACCCCCATGGGGAAGGGGGTGCTACCTGATGATCACCCCAACTGTGTGGCTGCTGCCCGCTCCAG AGCTCTTCTCCAGGCTGACGTTGTGCTCCTGCTCGGAGCCAGGCTGAACTGGATCCTGCATTTTGGTCTGCCGCCTAGATTTGACCCTGATGTCAAGATCATCCAG GTTGACCTTTGTGCTGAGGAGATGGGGAACAATGTGAGCCCCGCTGTTGCTCTCCTGGGAGACATCAACGCTATTGTCACTCAG ctcctggagggcgTCCGTAAAGACGGCTGGAGATATCCCTCTGACACAATGTGGTGGAGCACACTGAAGGACAAAATTGCTGCTAATGCAAAAATATCAAAG GCGCTCGCTCTTGGGTCGACAATGCCCATGAACTACTACACAGTGTTTCATCACGTTTCCCAGCTGCTGCCACACGACTGCATCATTGTCAGCGAGGGTGCCAACACTATGGACATTGGACGCACTATGTTGAACAACTACCTACCTCGACACAG GTTGGATGCTGGTACATTTGGAACAATGGGAGTAGGCCTTGGCTTTGCTATAGCAGCGGCCGTCGTGGAGAAGAGCCAGAGTAAACCACAAAGGATCGTCTGCGTGGAAGGAGACAGTGCCTTTGGATTTTCCGGCATGGAAGTTGAAACCATGTGCAG gtaTAATCTACCTGTGGTCATCATTGTGGTGAATAATAATGGTATCTACAGCGGAGTGGATCCTGAGACATGGAAGGAAATGGCAAAGATGGGAGATCTGACCTCCAT AGCCCCTCCTGTGACCCTGCTACCCGAGGCGCGCTACGATGAGGTCATGACGGCGTTTGGAGGTCGAGGGTTCCTGgtgaggacggaggaggagctgcGCAGTGCCTTACAGCTTAGCCTGAGTGACTGGGAGAGACCAAGTCTCCTAAATGTGCTCATCGACCCTTCCTCCGACAGAAAACAGCAG GAGTTCCCTTGGCTCACACGCCCCAACTTATAG